A region of Microtus ochrogaster isolate Prairie Vole_2 linkage group LG1, MicOch1.0, whole genome shotgun sequence DNA encodes the following proteins:
- the LOC101991947 gene encoding PRAME family member 27-like, whose translation MGIWPIPTLDELSRQVLLRNEALAISALEKLPVILFPALFEEAFSNQCTGIVKAMVVAWPFPYLRVRGMMNTFDSEIFHAVLEGLDVLLTQRVCPTRGELRVLDFQRLPCEFRTLQAGTEDGICSAGKPPPTQELRPRIKVRVDLYFSSRMEKAEMYLLQWAQQRKDSLQLCCKDVKIVMQSLENARTFLSVFELEYIKVLELTVDWSWCTLAQFSTYLPEMRNLHTVYLAHIHWNMRWQLGVFHFQNEHQELRNVWAPIEDDGCSTKTKSKKQVEKPDPEPEKETNGWW comes from the exons ATGGGCATCTGGCCGATACCCACACTGGATGAGCTGTCAAGGCAGGTTCTGCTGAGAAATGAGGCCTTGGCCATCTCTGCTCTCGAGAAGCTGCCCGTCATCCTCTTCCCAGCACTGTTTGAGGAGGCTTTCAGTAACCAATGCACTGGTATCGTGAAGGCAATGGTGGTAGCCTGGCCTTTCCCCTACCTCCGTGTGAGGGGCATGATGAACACCTTCGACTCAGAGATTTTTCATGCTGTGCTGGAAGGCCTGGATGTCCTGCTGACTCAGCGGGTTTGCCCCAC GAGGGGGGAACTTCGAGTACTCGATTTTCAGAGGTTGCCCTGTGAGTTCAGGACCCTCCAGGCTGGAACAGAGGATGGAATCTGCTCAGCAGGGAAGCCCCCTCCTACACAGGAGCTGAGGCCACGAATCAAGGTGAGAGTTGACCTCTACTTCAGTTCCCGAATGGAGAAAGCAGAAATGTACCTCCTACAGTGGGCCCAGCAGAGAAAAGACTCGCTCCAGCTCTGCTGTAAGGACGTGAAGATTGTGATGCAGTCCCTAGAGAATGCTAGGACATTTCTGAGTGTTTTCGAGCTAGAATACATCAAGGTGTTGGAGCTCACTGTAGATTGGAGCTGGTGCACTCTGGCACAATTTTCTACCTACCTCCCGGAGATGAGAAACCTTCACACGGTTTATCTAGCGCATATCCATTGGAACAT GAGGTGGCAACTTGGAGTATTCCATTTTCAGAATGAGCACCAGGAGTTACGGAATGTATGGGCTCCAATAGAGGACGATGGCtgctcaacaaaaacaaagagtaagAAGCAAGTAGAGAAGCCTGATCCGGAACCTGAAAAGGAGACAAACGGATGGTGGTAA